GAGGCGGCTCGAGCGTCTGCGGCGGCATCGAGCCGCGGGTTGACGGCATCAAGCATAAGGCAGCCGTCACCCTCGATCTGCGCAATCTCTCCAAAGTCATTGAAGTAGATCCGGTGTCGCGCGCCGCATCGATCGAATCCGGCACCTACGGTCCGTCTTTGGAAAACCAGCTCAAGCCGCATGGCTTCACGTTACGGCATTTTCCGCAGAGTTTTGAATATTCGACCCTGGGCGGCTGGATTGCGACGCGATCGGGCGGCCATTTCGCAAATCTTCATACCCATATCGACGATTTCGTCGAAAGCCTGCGCGTCGTGACGCCAGTTGGGGTTCTGGAGACGCGCCGGCTTCCCGGTTCGGGTGCTGGGCCGAGTCCCGACCGCATGTTCATCGGCTCGGAAGGAATTCTAGGAGTGATTTCGCGCGCCTGGATGCGATTGCAGCCTCGTCCACGATTCCGCGCCGGCGCATCGGTTCGTTTCCCCTCGTTCTTCGACGCCGCGCGCGCTGTGCGTGCGGTAGCGCAAGCCGGCCTCTATCCATCAAATTGCCGCATCCTGGACCCGCAGGAAGCCTTCAACACAGGCGCGGCCGACGGCAGCGTTGCCATCATGGTGCTCGCATTCGAATCGGGCGATCATCCTTTGGACGCCTGGATCGCGCGGGCGTTTGAATGCTGCGCTGACCACCGCGGAACGCCGGAGCCAGCGAACGTCAGCGACGCGCATCTGCAAGGCGCGGCAGGCATCTGGCGCAACGCGTTTATTCGGATGCCCTATGCGCGCGAATTTCTGACGCCCGCGGGCCTCATCAACGATACGTTCGAGACCGCCATCACCTGGGATCAGTTCGAAAGCTTGCACGATAAGGTCAAAGCAGCAACCGAGCGAGCGATTCTGGAAGCGACTGGCGTGAACGGTGAAGTCACCTGCCGCTTCACCCACGTCTACCCCGACGGGCCTGCACCCTATTTCTCTTTCCACGCCCTCGGTCGACACGGCGCGCTTCTCGAGCAGTGGCAGGCCATCAAGTATGCGGCAAGCGACACGCTGCTCGCGGCAGGCGGTACCATCACGCATCATCATGCCGTCGGTCGCGATCACAGACCCTGGTACGACCGACAGCGGCCGGAGCTTTTCGCGGCCGCATTGCGAGCAGCCAAGCGCGAATTGGATCCGCAAGGCATGCTCAACCCGGGCGTTCTGATTGATCCGTAGACTTATGCTGCCGAAAGAGCTCTCCGTGCTCGAGATCTAGGCGTGCTACGTGCGGTGGACACCTTAGGTCCGCTTCGCGCCAATTGCTGCCGTTCCAAAACGTACATTCCCGCAAGGTTCCAGCCACCTAGGCGACCCCCCAAGTCCTGCTCCTCAAGAACTGGACCGTTACAGGCTTTTAAGTTTGTGAACGCGTAAAGGGCACAAAGCGCACGGGGGCGACGGCGCGCGTTGTCGTCTTGCCAGGGGCGAGTTTTTCGACGACCGTGAGCTGCTGGGTAGTGTAAGCGGGCCCCACCGGCATGACGAGCCGGCCACCCACTTTAAGCTGCTCAATCAGCGGCGGCGGTAGCTGCCCGAGCGCGGCGGTCACGACGATAGCGTCAAAAGGACCGCATTCGGTCCAGCCACCATACCCATCGCCAAGCCTGACGCTCACGTTGTCATACGCGAGGTCTCGGAGTGTTTTTGCGGCGGCCTCGGCCAATGGCGGGATTATCTCGACGGTGCAGACCTTTCGCGCTAGGTGCGCAAGGATGGCGGCCTGGTAGCCCGAACCCGTACCGACTTCGAGCACAACATGATCCGGCGCGACCTCGGCCAACTGGGTCATCAAGGCCACGATGAACGGCTGCGATATGGTCTGGCCGTGGCCGATCGGAACCGGTCCGTCCGCGTATGCGATGGAGCAAGATCGCTCAGGGATGAACAGATGACGTTTCGTCTGCGCCATGGCCTCCAGGACCCTCTCCGACAGGCCCTGCTGTCCCAACACGCTGGCGTCGGACCGGGCGTAGGCCCGGATGGTTTCGACCATGGCGGCACGTTCGCGGACGCATTGTGCGTCCTCCTGTGCGGTCGCTTCCCGCGTGGCCGCAACCATGGAAAGCACAAGCAGCAGCAAGTTCTTCATGATCGTGCGGTCTCCAATCGGTTCACGATTTTGAGTCGGACCGCTTGAGGGCAACGAGTAGATTCGACCGATCAGCCGTTAGGCGAAACACGGCGTCCGGCGAATGACCGCAATACGTTAGGCGGTCCTCCAGCACACATTGCCGCGAAAATGGCAGGACCGGACATAGCCCCGCTTCACTTGGTCCCCCAATGTGTTTTATTGAGTGTCTCTCTTTAGCACTTCGGCTGCGCTCAGGCCATCACACTGCTTGTTGCTCAGGCTGGCGAGCGGCCCAACGCTCTTGACCGGGATTCCCCACCTAATGTCTCCGTTGAGGGTCAAAAGCCGACTTGAGGGGGAATGGCGGCTCCTGGTGCAGAGCGGAAACTCCGGAGCGGCCGCGTGTGTCCCCAAGCCGACAACACCGCAAGTCCGCGCGGTCCTTGTTTCAGCGCCGTCGTTCTTTGTCTTCTGGTCCCGGCGTTTTGCCGGCACTATCGCTCATACCAACCGACGAGGATCGTTTCCGCGATCGCATATTTGCGTGCCTCTCGCTCAATGTCAGGGCAGGACGCATTGGACTTTGCCCGAAGATGGTCCGTCGAGAGGGCAAGCAGCCGGAAGTGATAATGATGAGGCCCATGGCCATGAGGTGGACACGGACCGCCATAGCCCACTTTCCGAAAATCGTTGGCCACCTGCTTCAATTTGGTGTTCTGCGCGGCGCTGACTGCAAGTTCCGTTACGACTGGCGGAATATCGTAAACCGCCCAATGATGCCACGTGCCGGCGGGCGCATCAGGATCGTCGCAGAGCAGCACAAAGCTCCGCGTTCCCTCTGGCGCGCCCGACCATTGCAGGGGTGGCGAGACATTTTCTCCATCACAGGTAAACCGTCGGGGAATTGCGGCGCCGTCGGCGAAGGCGCTTGAAGCGAGCTTCATGGATCTCTCCTCAGGCTCCAGGAAACATCGGTTCGGTTGGACGAATTCTTCCGGGCCCGGCCTGTGGCAGAGCGCATCAATTGCCGGCGCGGAACCATTGGATCCCGCGCAACACGGTCCATGTGCCTCGGTGCCTGGCACGGGCGCGATCCGATTGCGGTATTCTAGCCCGATTTTGCCAGGTGCGGAATCCGTCGACCTTGCCTAAATACGGAAAATCCCGAGGGCGTCGGCCGAAATCATCCTGGTGTACAAGGGGGATGCCACGCGCAGTGAAGGCGAAGTCTCGCCCGGGATCCGTCAAGGCTCGTTGCAGCAGCATAGTTTGCCATGCGACCCATTTTCCACCCGAGTCTGGTCAACGGTCGCTACGGCGACCCGACGGTCTATGTGGAGACGCTATTCGAAAAGCACAGTCTGTTGTTCGACATCGGAGAAATCGCCGCACTGTCAGCGCGGAAGATACGACGCGTCGACCAGATCTTCGTCTCGCATGCGCATATCGACCATTTCGTCGGCTTCGATCATCTGCTCCGCTTGCTCGTGGGACACGAGAAGGCAGTGCATCTTTACGGCCCGGTCGGCTTCGCCGAGCGCGTCTCCCACAAGCTTCAGGCCTATCGATGGAATCTGGTCGAAAACTATCCTTGCGATCTTGTTTTCGTCGTGAGCGAACTCGGACCTGCAAATTCCATCTCGACCACCCGGTTCCGGCTGAGAAAGGCTTTTGCAGCGGAGGCCGCAATCTCCCGCGAAACATCGGCCGGCATACTCTGCGATGAGCCGACCCATCGGGTGTCAGCCGCGATCCTTGAACACGGCATGCCGTGCCTGGCCTTTGCGCTGCAGGAGGCCGCGCATGTCAATGTCTGGAAGAACCGGCTGTTGGCGCGCGGGCTACCCGTCGGCCCCTGGTTGCGCTCGCTCAAGCAGGCGGTTGTCGCGCGTCGCGCCGACGATTATTTGATCCATGTCGATGACCCGGCGACGTCCGACCGCCTCGTCCCGCTCGCCAGCCTGCGCGATCTCCTCACCGTCACTGCGGGCCAGAAGATTGCCTACGTGACCGATGCTGCCGACACTCCGGCCAATCGCGCCGCCATCGTGGCGCTGATTCAGAATGCGGACATCCTGTTCATCGAGGCAGCATTTGCACATGCCGACGCCGCGTTGGCGAGGGAGCGGGCCCATCTGACCACCACGGCTGCCGGAGAAATCGCGCGGGACGCCAATGTGCGCCGCGTCGAGCCCTTTCACTTTTCTCCGCGTTATGCGGGAGACCAGGTGCGGATGCTGGCCGAGGTGATGGCGGCGTTCAGGACCTCTCGCGACTGACGCAAAAGACTGGAGCGGCGCGCCATGTCGGTGGAAGGACATTTGCCTCCTGGGCATCGGAAACCGGTACGGCTTTTCCTGTGCGGAGATGTGATGTGCGGCCGCGGCATCGACCAAGTGCTGGCGCACCCCTGCAGCCCCGAGATTTACGAACATTGCGTGCGATCGGCGGAGGGTTACGTGCTGCTCGCCGAGCGGGCGAACGGGTCCATCCCGCGGCGCAACGGGTCGTCCTACATTTGGGGCGCTGCGCTGGGCCAATTGGAGCGCATGCAGCCGGACGCGCGGATCATCAATCTCGAAACCGCTGTGACCCGCAGCCACGACCGCGCGAACAAGGGCATCAACTACCGCATGAGCCCGGAGAATGCAGAATGTCTCGCGGCTGCCAGGATCAACTGCTGCGTATTGGCTAACAACCACGTGCTCGATTGGGGCCGCGCCGGCCTGTTTGAGACGCTGACGACTTTGCAGAAACTCAACGTCAAGGTGGCGGGCGCAGGCCGCGACGATCGCGAAGCGCGCGCGCCCGCAGTGCTGTCCCTTGCCAACGCCCGGCTCCTGATCTTTTCGTTTGGATCGACATCGAGCGGCATCCCGTGCGAGTGGGCTGCGAGACCCAATGCTCCGGGCGTCAACTTGCTGCCTGACCTGTGCGAGGCGAGCGCGTTCGAGGTCGCTGACCAGGTCATGGCAGTCAGGAGGCCAGACGATCTCATCGTCGTTTCGATCCATTGGGGATCCAATTGGGGGTATCGCATTCCCGATGAGCAGAGGATTTTTGCCAGGGCCCTGATCGACCAGGCGGGCGTGTCGATCGTTCACGGGCATTCTCCGCATCACCCGAGAGCGATAGAAATCTATCGAGACCGCCTCATTCTCTATGGCTGCGGCGATTTTCTGAACGACTATGAAGGGATCCGTGGTTACGAGCGTTACCGTGACGACCTGGCGTTGATGTATTTCGCCGACCTGGATCCGGCCAGCGGAAGCCTCCATGCGCTCAGGCTGGTTCCCCTGCAGATCAAGAACTTTCGCCTCTCCAATCCATCGTGGCGGGACATTGAATGGATCCAGCAGACACTGGATGGGGAATGTCAGCAGTTCGGGACAAGGGTCATTGTCGAATCCGAACGGCAGCTTGTTGTTATCGGGCCTAGGGCAAGGACCTAGCGGGCGCGCGATCCGCGAAAAGGCCGCCCCCGCGGTCGACCGGCAAGGTCCGGTCCAAACGCTGAGGCCAGCGGCTGCAAAATCAGTCTGGACTCGGCTTCACCGGCCCAGACCGCGCTTGATCCCGATCGACCACGAAATCCCTTCTCCACCCACAATGCCAGTGACGCTCTGCCCCTTGGCGCGCTCAAGCACCGGTCGCCACGGCACGAGACTAAGATCATTCGCACGTTCGATCAGCGCGAAACGGCCGCTGTTGAGCGTCAGCATGCGCCGATAGGTTCCGTTCAACCGGTCGCCTTGCTTGTTTTCCGCATAGTCCAGTCCGCTTTCGCTCGCGATCCGCGCCGCGACCTCGGCAATCTCGCGACGCTCCAGGGTTTGCAAAAGATTGCGCAAGCCCGAAGCAAACAGGGGCAAATTGAGCAAACTCTGAGGACCGACCGACAAGCCACCTGCCTCGCCTGTCGCGGCTTCACTGGCTTACCACCTAATCGAAATCGCTTTGGTTCAGCTGAAAGCGATGCCGCTGCCGGCGGCGACCTCACTCCTGGGCTTTCGCCCCTTGCTCGTCAGCTTGTTGGGGTTTCAGGCGTGGTCACGCGTGCGTGAAGTCACCGGGTTTTAGCCCGAGTGCCTTCACGGCGGCTTCCGGCAGCGGTCCCAACGCTTCGGCCCTTTCATTCGGGGCCATCACGGCAGCGACGATTGCCTCGGCCTTTGCCGGATCCCCTTCGGCGACGAAGTAGACCGAGCGAACGGGTGGGCCGCCGCCTAACGGTTCAGTTGTTACCAGGACAACCTGACCATTTGCCATGCTCCCATATACCATCGTCGCAGTGCCGCTTCCACGTATGGATTGATCCGCATAAACCCGCAGTGCAGCAACGACCTGACGCGCCAAGCGAATCTGCAACGGTATTGCGTCGTCTCGGCGGAACACCAAATGAAAGGGTATGGGAGGCAATATCGCTCCAGGAGCGAGAACGTGGCCAGCAAATGGATGGCAAACGAGGGGCTCCCGGTAATCGCGCACTTCGAGGTGTGCCACCGCAACTACCTCGCGCCAGACGGCTCGATAAACCGGCCGCTCCCTGTCTTTGCCGCCGACGCCAACTTGCTGGTCGCGCTTTATCGAACCATGGTGCTTCTGCGCCTCTTTGATCGAAAGGCAGTCGCATTGC
This genomic interval from Bradyrhizobium sp. NP1 contains the following:
- a CDS encoding FAD-binding oxidoreductase, with product MTSARLKHYGWGREGEGMSAEERTFVLGRYRAKFAIDEFDTIVVPGLEDLSLREPRVLPPASLAPFCSTERYDRAAHTYGKSYPDYVRAMLGDYDCAPDVVAYPRNEAEISTVMDWARSVDASLTPFGGGSSVCGGIEPRVDGIKHKAAVTLDLRNLSKVIEVDPVSRAASIESGTYGPSLENQLKPHGFTLRHFPQSFEYSTLGGWIATRSGGHFANLHTHIDDFVESLRVVTPVGVLETRRLPGSGAGPSPDRMFIGSEGILGVISRAWMRLQPRPRFRAGASVRFPSFFDAARAVRAVAQAGLYPSNCRILDPQEAFNTGAADGSVAIMVLAFESGDHPLDAWIARAFECCADHRGTPEPANVSDAHLQGAAGIWRNAFIRMPYAREFLTPAGLINDTFETAITWDQFESLHDKVKAATERAILEATGVNGEVTCRFTHVYPDGPAPYFSFHALGRHGALLEQWQAIKYAASDTLLAAGGTITHHHAVGRDHRPWYDRQRPELFAAALRAAKRELDPQGMLNPGVLIDP
- a CDS encoding protein-L-isoaspartate(D-aspartate) O-methyltransferase translates to MKNLLLLVLSMVAATREATAQEDAQCVRERAAMVETIRAYARSDASVLGQQGLSERVLEAMAQTKRHLFIPERSCSIAYADGPVPIGHGQTISQPFIVALMTQLAEVAPDHVVLEVGTGSGYQAAILAHLARKVCTVEIIPPLAEAAAKTLRDLAYDNVSVRLGDGYGGWTECGPFDAIVVTAALGQLPPPLIEQLKVGGRLVMPVGPAYTTQQLTVVEKLAPGKTTTRAVAPVRFVPFTRSQT
- a CDS encoding YbhB/YbcL family Raf kinase inhibitor-like protein, which encodes MKLASSAFADGAAIPRRFTCDGENVSPPLQWSGAPEGTRSFVLLCDDPDAPAGTWHHWAVYDIPPVVTELAVSAAQNTKLKQVANDFRKVGYGGPCPPHGHGPHHYHFRLLALSTDHLRAKSNASCPDIEREARKYAIAETILVGWYER
- a CDS encoding MBL fold metallo-hydrolase, coding for MRPIFHPSLVNGRYGDPTVYVETLFEKHSLLFDIGEIAALSARKIRRVDQIFVSHAHIDHFVGFDHLLRLLVGHEKAVHLYGPVGFAERVSHKLQAYRWNLVENYPCDLVFVVSELGPANSISTTRFRLRKAFAAEAAISRETSAGILCDEPTHRVSAAILEHGMPCLAFALQEAAHVNVWKNRLLARGLPVGPWLRSLKQAVVARRADDYLIHVDDPATSDRLVPLASLRDLLTVTAGQKIAYVTDAADTPANRAAIVALIQNADILFIEAAFAHADAALARERAHLTTTAAGEIARDANVRRVEPFHFSPRYAGDQVRMLAEVMAAFRTSRD
- a CDS encoding CapA family protein, coding for MSVEGHLPPGHRKPVRLFLCGDVMCGRGIDQVLAHPCSPEIYEHCVRSAEGYVLLAERANGSIPRRNGSSYIWGAALGQLERMQPDARIINLETAVTRSHDRANKGINYRMSPENAECLAAARINCCVLANNHVLDWGRAGLFETLTTLQKLNVKVAGAGRDDREARAPAVLSLANARLLIFSFGSTSSGIPCEWAARPNAPGVNLLPDLCEASAFEVADQVMAVRRPDDLIVVSIHWGSNWGYRIPDEQRIFARALIDQAGVSIVHGHSPHHPRAIEIYRDRLILYGCGDFLNDYEGIRGYERYRDDLALMYFADLDPASGSLHALRLVPLQIKNFRLSNPSWRDIEWIQQTLDGECQQFGTRVIVESERQLVVIGPRART
- a CDS encoding DUF3363 domain-containing protein → MSVGPQSLLNLPLFASGLRNLLQTLERREIAEVAARIASESGLDYAENKQGDRLNGTYRRMLTLNSGRFALIERANDLSLVPWRPVLERAKGQSVTGIVGGEGISWSIGIKRGLGR